A genome region from Panicum virgatum strain AP13 chromosome 4K, P.virgatum_v5, whole genome shotgun sequence includes the following:
- the LOC120704237 gene encoding cytochrome P450 77A3-like has product MDVNDVLLVVLAAALAAMWWRRCSKTGGADGLPPGPPGWPVVGNLFQVILQRRPFMYVVRDLRERYGPIFTMRMGQRTLIVVTSADLIHEALVKQGPMFASRPEDSPTRLLFSVGKCTVNSAPYGPLWRALRRNFVAEIVSPHRVRAFSWIREWAVDAHLRRLRAEFAAAGAVRVMASCRLSICSILICICFGAKIPDDLIREIEEVLKDVMMMTMPKLPDFLPLLTPLFRKQLAEARRLRRRQLDCLVPLVRARREFLRDGAGKAAAAAAGVEMMSGPGEAYVDSLFDLEPPGRGKRLGEEELVTLCSEVMSAGTDTSATALEWAMMHLVLDPAAQERLYDEVVGKVGKTARITEADVEAMPYLQAVVKETFRRHPPSHFVLSHAATRDTELGGYRVPADASVEFYTAWVTENPATWPDPAAWRPERFLDGGEGFDTDITGTRALRMMPFGAGRRICPAATLGVLHIQLMLANMVREFRWVPPAGEGPPDPTETFAFTVVMKNSLRAAIVERAAAASA; this is encoded by the exons ATGGACGTGAACGAcgtgctgctggtggtgctggcggcggcgctggcggccatgtggtggcggcggtgctccaagaccggcggcgcggacggcctCCCGCCGGGGCCGCCGGGGTGGCCGGTGGTGGGCAACCTCTTCCAGGTGATCCTGCAGCGGCGGCCCTTCATGTACGTGGTGCGCGACCTCCGCGAGCGCTACGGGCCCATCTTCACCATGCGCATGGGGCAGCGCACCCTCATCGTCGTCACCTCCGCCGACCTCATCCACGAGGCACTCGTCAAGCAGGGCCCCATGTTCGCCAGCCGCCCCGAGGACAGCCCCACCCGCCTCCTCTTCAGCGTCGGCAAGTGCACCGTCAACTCGGCGCCCTACGGCCCGCTCTGGCGCGCGCTCCGCCGCAACTTCGTCGCCGAGATCGTGTCGCCGCACCGGGTCAGGGCCTTCTCCTGGATCCGGGAGTGGGCCGTCGACGCccacctgcgccgcctccgcgccgagttcgccgccgccggcgccgtgcgcgTCATGGCCAGCTGCCGCCTCTCCATCTGCAGCATCCTCATCTGCATCTGCTTCGGCGCCAAGATCCCCGACGACCTCATCCGAGAGATCGAGGAGGTGCTCAAGGATGTCATGATGATGACCATGCCCAAGCTCCCGGACTTCCTGCCGCTCCTCACGCCGCTCTTCAGGAAGCAGCTCGCCGAggcccgccgcctgcgccgccgccagctcgaCTGCCTTGTGCCGCTCGTGCGCGCGCGCAGGGAGTTCCTCCGCGACGGCGCCGggaaagcggcggcggcggccgccggcgtcgagATGATGAGCGGGCCGGGGGAGGCGTACGTCGACTCGCTCTTCGACCTCGAGCCGCCCGGCCGCGGGAAGCGCCTcggggaggaggagctcgtCACGCTCTGCTCCGAGGTCATGAGCGCCGGCACCGACACCAGCGCCACCGCGCTGGAGTGGGCCATGATGCACCTCGTCCTCGACCCCGCCGCCCAGGAGCGCCTCTACGACGAGGTCGTCGGCAAGGTCGGCAAGACGGCCCGGATCACCGAGGCCGACGTCGAGGCCATGCCCTACCTGCAG GCGGTGGTGAAGGAGACGTTCCGGCGGCACCCGCCGAGCCACTTCGTGCTGTCCCACGCGGCGACGCGGGACACGGAGCTGGGCGGCTACCGCGTGCCGGCGGACGCCAGCGTGGAGTTCTATACGGCGTGGGTGACGGAGAACCCGGCGACGTGGCCGGacccggcggcgtggcgccccGAGCGGttcctcgacggcggcgagggcttcGACACCGACATCACCGGCACCCGCGCGCTCCGCATGATGCCcttcggcgccggccgccgcatctGCCCCGCCGCCACGCTCGGCGTGCTCCACATCCAGCTCATGCTCGCCAACATGGTGCGCGAGTTCCGGTGGGTGCCCCCCGCCGGCGAAGGCCCGCCGGACCCCACCGAGACCTTCGCCTTCACTGTCGTCATGAAGAACTCGCTCCGCGCCGCCATCGTCgagcgggccgcggcggcgtcggcgtaa